The Venenivibrio stagnispumantis genomic sequence ACCAGTTCATTTAGAACATCAAAGGCTTGGTTAAAATCTGAATCTATATCTACCCATATTTCATTGACACTAAATATATTCTTATCTTCAAGTATTTTTAGTTCTTTGATTAGCTTGAGTCTTTCTATTCCGTTTCTTGTTTTTCTGTATTTTTCCCAGAATTTGCTTGTTAATTTGACCGGATTTGGATGAAGTAGAATATCTAATCCATATTTTTTATGTTTATCTTTTATGAAGTTTTCTAAAGTTCCTTTGGTTTTGAAAATCCTTGCATCTATTATATTATCTTCTTTATCTACAAGAAGTAAAACATAACTTAAATCTTCTTTGTAGATTTCTTTGGCAAAATCCGGAAGTTGTTTGGCTTTTATATTGTCAAAATGACTATTTGTAGCATAATGTCTTAATTTCTCTTCTTTACTTCTTATTCTTCCTATTGATTTTTCGGAATTTTTCCCTATAATATTCATAGCTCGGAGTTTTTCCCTATAATATTCATTATTTACCCCGGTCGCACCCGGGGATTTTTAAAACTTATTCTAAATTTTTAAATTTCCTTTAGCTAAACATTTTCATCAGGGTTTCTTATTAGTTTTTCAAGAAGCCCAAGTCTTTTGGCATTCTTCAAAATTCTTGTCATTGCAACTGCTTCACTCTTTAAATCACCTGCTCTAACTTTTTTATTAATTTCTTCAAGCACTTCTCTTACTTCATCATCAACATGCACCGCAATACTTTTTCTTTTTAAACCTGTAGTTCCTATCATAGTTATACCTCCTTTAATAAGTAGTTTTCGTTTAACTAAAAATCTTCATCTTCATTTAATTAGTCGTTAAATACTTTTTCATTGTTTTCGTTATATAGAAATGTATATCACAACGATGTATTTTTGTCAAGTGTTTTTTTCAATTTTTTAATTAATTTATGAAATTATTTTTTTCAATACTTTCAATCTATAAAATCCACAAAATCCACAATCAACCTTAATTAATCCACAAGCCACAATTAACCACAATCTCCATTTCCACAATCAACCACAATCATCTCACAAGCATTTAATCCACAAAATCCACAAGGTTTAATTTTCTGTTCCGGTTATGGTTTTTTGAAAAATATCTTGATAGAAAAAGAAAACCTATTCCGGTAGCTACCAAGTTAGATTAATGCAATTAATTGAAAAAATTTTCTGTTCCAATAAAATAGTGGATAATTTCCTATTATTATAATTTCCAATAAAATAGTGGATAAAAAATTTTTTATAGGTTCTTTCAAGGTAGTTATTCAAAAAGAAAGTTATTTTTTCCGGTTCATAGGTTTTTAGGTTCTTTGTTATTTTAAGGTTAATGTTATTTGTAGGTTAAATTAGGTTTATTCCGGTTATTTGTTATTCCTTTACAGGTTTTAAGGTTTAAAAGGTTTTAAGGTTTTTATCTTCTAATAGCAATTATTTTCTGTTAGGTTTGAATATATCTTTTCTTATCCTTTTTAACCGGAAAAATTTTGTAAGGATGGATTTTTAGCAATAATTCTAAGAACTCAAAAATTGTAAGGATGAGTTTTTGGCAATAATTCTATTGTTTTTATTCTTACGGATTTAATCGTTGTATATCAATAATTTGCGGGTAGGTAATTTTTTCGTTATTCTTACCTGACTATAGTAAGTAACTATTATTATATATACGAAATACACGAAATATTGATATTCAGAGCGATTTCCATTATTTTTTTTCAAATACTTCTCCTAAACTTTTCCTTTAAAAGTAGGTCCAGAGTAAAAAATCCATAAACTTTTTTAAACTTCCTTATATGGTTTTTGTAATAAGGTATCCGAAATTGTTATTCCAAGATTTCCGGATTAGGTTATAGACTATAAAAAATTATTAACAAAAGGGTTATATTAAAATGAAAAGTTTCTGCCCGAAAATCCTTGTCCTATCTTATTAAAAAAAGAAAGTTTTTTATTAATAACTTTCTTCGAAAAATTTTGTTAATAACTTCTTTTGAAATTTTTTGTTCTTATACCAAAACCGATATGAAATAATATTAATAATTTCAACTATGGAAAAATGAAAGGCGAGGAAAATTAAAATATTTTCTTTAAAAGAATTAACTCTCATTGTTCTTCGGTATTGGTATAAAAATTGCTCTGTCTAATAAACTCTTTATGTTAAAATATATGTCCAGTAAGGAAAAATAAATTTATAAAAAAAGGTGAAATTATTAGGGACTAAGAGGAAAAGTTATGAAAAAAATACATATTTTATCACTTTCTTTAATTGCACTCATATTTATATTTGCATTTATTTATAACTTAGAAAAGGAAAAAACTTTAACTGAAAAATGTATGAAAAATAATGATGTAAAAACTTGCGAAATTTTATGCAAAGAGAAAAATAAATCAGAGAGCTGTAATAATCTTGGAGAAATGTATTATTATGGAGAAGGGGTAGAACAAGATTATGTAAAAGCTGTTGGGTTCTTTAAAAAAGCTTGTGATGCGGGAAGTGCTAAGGGATGTTATAATCTTGGAGAAATGTATTATTATGGAGAAGGGGTAAAGCAAGATTATGTAAAAGCTACTGGGTTATTTAAAAAAGCTTGTGATGCGGGAAGTACTGAGGGATGTAATAATCTTGGAGAAATGTATTATTATGGAGAAGGGGTAGAACAAGATTATGTAAAAGCT encodes the following:
- a CDS encoding tetratricopeptide repeat protein, with the translated sequence MKKIHILSLSLIALIFIFAFIYNLEKEKTLTEKCMKNNDVKTCEILCKEKNKSESCNNLGEMYYYGEGVEQDYVKAVGFFKKACDAGSAKGCYNLGEMYYYGEGVKQDYVKATGLFKKACDAGSTEGCNNLGEMYYYGEGVEQDYVKA